A genomic stretch from Streptomyces venezuelae ATCC 10712 includes:
- a CDS encoding PQQ-dependent sugar dehydrogenase: protein MSRPAVVKALWGAAVLVLVAGCSSGGTEDRPGTAPPTSPPVTVSASAGPSGSASAPTGGRVAVAGTLTEGLRSPWGLAELPGGDLLVSSRDERTITRVDGRTGAKTPLGEVPGVVPGGEGGLMGLAVRDGWVYAYLTAESDNRIVRMRYGGGDGDRLGAPQPVLTGIPKGLVHNGGRIAFGPDRMLYAGTGETGRTGLAQDRESLGGKVLRMTPEGRPAPGNPFAGSVVYSYGHRNVQGIAWDDEGRLWAAEFGQNTWDELNLVEPGKNYGWPEAEGRAGESRFVDPVAQWPTSEASPSGIAYARGAIWMAGLRGQRLWRVPLSGAERSGDPEAFLSEEYGRLRTVLAGGGGRLWLVTSETDGRGTPGPGDDRILRLEVS, encoded by the coding sequence ATGAGCCGTCCTGCAGTTGTGAAGGCCCTGTGGGGCGCCGCCGTGCTGGTCCTGGTGGCGGGCTGCTCCTCGGGGGGTACGGAGGACCGGCCGGGCACGGCTCCGCCGACGTCACCCCCGGTCACCGTGTCGGCGTCGGCGGGTCCGTCCGGGTCCGCGTCCGCTCCGACCGGCGGCCGGGTGGCGGTGGCGGGGACGCTGACCGAGGGGCTGAGGTCGCCCTGGGGGCTCGCGGAGCTGCCCGGCGGGGATCTGCTGGTCTCCTCCCGTGACGAGCGGACGATCACCCGGGTCGACGGGCGGACCGGGGCGAAGACCCCGCTCGGCGAGGTGCCGGGGGTCGTCCCGGGTGGCGAGGGCGGGCTGATGGGCCTCGCGGTGCGGGACGGCTGGGTGTACGCGTATCTGACGGCGGAGTCGGACAACCGCATCGTGCGCATGCGGTACGGGGGCGGGGACGGCGACCGGCTGGGCGCGCCGCAGCCGGTGCTCACGGGCATCCCGAAGGGCCTCGTGCACAACGGCGGGCGGATCGCGTTCGGACCGGACCGGATGCTGTACGCGGGGACGGGTGAGACCGGCCGGACCGGTCTGGCCCAGGACCGGGAGTCGCTCGGCGGGAAGGTCCTCCGGATGACCCCGGAGGGAAGGCCCGCGCCGGGCAATCCCTTCGCCGGCTCGGTCGTCTACTCGTACGGTCACCGCAATGTGCAGGGGATCGCCTGGGACGACGAGGGCCGGCTGTGGGCGGCCGAGTTCGGGCAGAACACCTGGGACGAGCTGAACCTGGTCGAGCCCGGGAAGAACTACGGCTGGCCGGAGGCCGAGGGGCGGGCCGGTGAGTCCCGGTTCGTGGACCCGGTGGCCCAGTGGCCGACCTCGGAGGCCTCCCCCAGCGGCATCGCGTACGCGCGGGGCGCGATCTGGATGGCCGGGCTCAGAGGCCAGCGGTTGTGGCGGGTGCCGCTCTCCGGCGCGGAGCGCTCGGGGGATCCCGAGGCGTTCCTCTCCGAGGAGTACGGACGCCTGCGCACGGTCCTCGCGGGGGGCGGCGGGCGGCTCTGGCTGGTGACCAGCGAGACCGACGGTCGGGGCACGCCCGGGCCGGGGGACGACAGGATTCTCCGGCTGGAGGTGAGCTGA
- a CDS encoding MMPL family transporter, with the protein MAAIARWCIRHRLVAVLLWLVALCGVGTAAALAGNAYSNDYEVPGTESGRATALLERGFHGLGGDSDTIVWHTDRGSVRADAVEKRMTAVLDQVADLPGIAAVTSPYGDTRGQVSEDGHTAYATVTFHEQADDIPEAQARALVDTAKAAEGDGLAVELGGSAVALTEAPGGHIAEIVGVAVAAVVLFLAFGSLAASALPIATALVSVGIAYSGIALLGHLMTVADFAPMLGLLVGLGVGIDYALFIVTRHRRGLKRGLSVAEAAETAVATTGRAVVFAGATVCIALLGMLILRLSFLNGVAIAASLTVVLTVAASVTFLPALLSFIGVRALSRRERRALAEHGPQPELPTGFAARWSAFVERHPKLLGLAAVVVMGVLALPTLSLHLGTSDQGNGAATATTRKAYDLIADGFGPGVNGPLTLVAGLDGADDRVALDQLPAALSATKGVASVSPVTYNGSGDTAFLTVVPESSPQSKATSELVDRIRTDVLPEAGTGTSLQVHVGGVTASYDDFAEIIVGKLPLFVGVVIALGCLLLLLAFRSIGIPLKAAAMNVAAVAAAFGVVVAIFQWGWGSELLGLGSAGPIEPFLPVIMVSVLFGLSMDYQVFLVSRMYEEWLETGDNRRAVRVGLAETSRVINSAAVIMISVFLAFVLSGDRVIAMFGIALAAAVALDAFVLRTLLVPALMHLLGGANWWLPKWLDRLLPRLSIEPPECREAADFREAGVSPEAVVTRGKIPVQRVTAEAAAPAAAAEERNDDVRDTAG; encoded by the coding sequence TTGGCAGCCATCGCACGCTGGTGCATCAGGCACCGCCTCGTCGCCGTCCTGCTGTGGCTGGTCGCCCTCTGCGGGGTCGGCACCGCGGCGGCCCTCGCCGGCAACGCGTACTCCAACGACTACGAGGTCCCCGGCACCGAGTCCGGCCGTGCCACCGCCCTCCTGGAGCGCGGCTTCCACGGCCTCGGCGGCGACAGCGACACCATCGTCTGGCACACCGACCGGGGCAGCGTCCGCGCCGACGCCGTCGAGAAGCGCATGACCGCGGTGCTCGACCAGGTCGCCGACCTGCCCGGCATCGCCGCCGTGACCTCGCCGTACGGCGACACCCGCGGCCAGGTCAGCGAGGACGGGCACACCGCCTACGCCACCGTCACCTTCCACGAGCAGGCCGACGACATCCCCGAGGCCCAGGCGCGCGCCCTCGTCGACACCGCGAAGGCCGCCGAGGGCGACGGCCTCGCGGTCGAACTCGGCGGCAGCGCCGTCGCCCTCACCGAGGCACCCGGCGGGCACATCGCCGAAATCGTCGGCGTCGCCGTCGCCGCCGTCGTCCTCTTCCTCGCCTTCGGCTCCCTCGCCGCCTCCGCGCTCCCCATCGCGACCGCGCTCGTCAGCGTCGGCATCGCCTACTCCGGGATCGCGCTCCTCGGCCATCTGATGACCGTCGCCGACTTCGCCCCCATGCTCGGCCTGCTCGTCGGCCTCGGCGTCGGCATCGACTACGCGCTCTTCATCGTCACCCGGCACCGCAGAGGCCTCAAACGCGGCCTGTCCGTCGCCGAGGCCGCCGAGACCGCCGTCGCCACCACCGGCCGGGCCGTCGTCTTCGCCGGAGCCACCGTCTGCATCGCCCTGCTCGGCATGCTCATCCTGCGCCTCAGCTTCCTCAACGGCGTCGCCATCGCCGCCTCCCTCACCGTCGTCCTCACGGTGGCCGCCTCCGTCACCTTCCTGCCCGCGCTGCTCTCCTTCATCGGCGTGCGGGCGCTCTCCCGGCGCGAACGACGGGCGCTCGCCGAGCACGGCCCGCAGCCCGAGCTGCCCACCGGCTTCGCCGCACGCTGGTCGGCCTTCGTCGAGCGGCACCCCAAGCTCCTCGGCCTCGCCGCCGTCGTCGTCATGGGCGTCCTGGCGCTGCCCACCCTCTCGCTCCACCTCGGCACCTCCGACCAGGGCAACGGCGCGGCCACCGCGACCACGCGGAAGGCCTACGACCTGATCGCCGACGGCTTCGGGCCCGGCGTGAACGGCCCCCTCACCCTGGTCGCCGGGCTCGACGGCGCCGACGACCGGGTCGCCCTCGACCAGCTCCCGGCCGCGCTCTCCGCCACCAAGGGCGTCGCGTCCGTCTCCCCCGTCACGTACAACGGCTCCGGCGACACCGCCTTCCTCACCGTCGTCCCCGAGTCCTCGCCCCAGTCCAAGGCCACCAGCGAGCTCGTCGACCGGATCCGCACCGACGTGCTCCCCGAGGCCGGGACGGGCACCTCGCTCCAGGTGCACGTCGGCGGCGTCACCGCCTCGTACGACGACTTCGCCGAGATCATCGTCGGCAAGCTGCCGCTCTTCGTCGGCGTCGTCATCGCCCTCGGCTGTCTGCTGCTCCTGCTCGCCTTCCGCTCGATCGGCATCCCGCTCAAGGCCGCCGCCATGAACGTGGCGGCCGTCGCCGCCGCCTTCGGCGTCGTCGTGGCGATCTTCCAGTGGGGCTGGGGCAGCGAACTCCTCGGCCTCGGCAGCGCCGGCCCGATCGAGCCCTTCCTGCCCGTGATCATGGTCTCGGTCCTCTTCGGGCTCTCCATGGACTACCAGGTCTTCCTGGTCAGCCGGATGTACGAGGAGTGGCTGGAGACCGGTGACAACCGGCGCGCGGTCCGGGTCGGCCTCGCCGAGACCAGCCGCGTCATCAACTCCGCCGCCGTGATCATGATCTCGGTCTTCCTCGCCTTCGTGCTCTCCGGCGACCGGGTCATCGCCATGTTCGGCATCGCGCTCGCGGCGGCCGTCGCCCTCGACGCGTTCGTCCTGCGCACCCTCCTCGTCCCCGCCCTCATGCACCTGCTCGGCGGGGCGAACTGGTGGCTGCCGAAGTGGCTCGACCGCCTGCTGCCCCGGCTCAGCATCGAACCCCCCGAGTGCCGCGAGGCCGCCGACTTCCGCGAGGCCGGCGTGAGCCCCGAGGCCGTCGTGACGCGTGGGAAGATACCCGTTCAGCGCGTGACGGCCGAGGCCGCGGCTCCTGCGGCGGCCGCCGAGGAGAGGAACGACGATGTTCGCGATACCGCTGGGTGA
- a CDS encoding aldo/keto reductase → MERRTIGATALDVGAIGLGCMPMSWAYSRSEQRGDRSLRTVHAALDAGVSLLDTADMYGPFTNELLVGRVLKERRADVFVSTKCGLLVGDGGERRHVVANGRPGYVRRACDASLRRLQTDVIDLYQLHRADPEVPVEETWGAMAELVSAGKVRALGLCAVGARSARRGATGVGRDGYEGTIRQLERIQQVFPVAAVQAELSVWSQEALVRLLPWCVARGVGFLAAMPLGNGFLTGTLTPGGGFEPDDPRARHPRFTAEMMAANQPLVAGLRRVAARHGAEVTPAQVALAWVLGRGRHVVPVPGAKRERWAVENAGAAGLRLTAADLAEIAALPAPRGSWD, encoded by the coding sequence GTGGAGCGCAGGACTATCGGGGCGACGGCGCTCGACGTGGGTGCGATCGGCCTGGGGTGCATGCCGATGAGCTGGGCGTACAGCCGTTCGGAACAGCGGGGGGACCGCTCGTTGCGGACGGTGCACGCGGCGCTGGACGCCGGGGTGAGCCTGCTCGACACCGCCGACATGTACGGACCGTTCACCAACGAGCTGCTGGTGGGGCGGGTGTTGAAGGAGCGGCGGGCGGACGTCTTCGTGTCGACGAAGTGCGGACTGCTCGTCGGCGACGGCGGCGAGCGGCGTCACGTGGTCGCCAACGGCAGGCCGGGATACGTGCGCCGGGCCTGCGACGCCTCGCTGCGGCGGCTGCAGACCGATGTGATCGATCTGTACCAGCTGCACCGGGCGGACCCCGAGGTGCCGGTGGAGGAGACCTGGGGCGCGATGGCGGAGCTCGTCTCGGCGGGGAAGGTGCGGGCGCTCGGGCTGTGCGCCGTCGGCGCCCGCTCGGCCCGCCGGGGCGCGACCGGCGTCGGCCGGGACGGCTACGAGGGAACGATCCGCCAACTGGAGCGGATCCAGCAGGTGTTCCCGGTGGCGGCGGTGCAGGCCGAGCTGTCGGTGTGGTCGCAGGAGGCGCTGGTGCGGCTGCTGCCGTGGTGCGTGGCGCGGGGCGTCGGCTTCCTGGCGGCGATGCCGCTGGGCAACGGGTTCCTGACCGGGACGCTGACCCCGGGGGGCGGTTTCGAACCGGACGATCCCCGGGCCCGGCATCCGCGCTTCACGGCGGAGATGATGGCCGCGAACCAGCCGCTGGTGGCGGGGCTGCGGCGGGTGGCGGCGCGGCACGGGGCGGAGGTCACCCCGGCGCAGGTGGCGCTGGCGTGGGTGCTCGGCCGGGGGCGGCACGTGGTCCCGGTGCCCGGGGCGAAGCGGGAGCGCTGGGCCGTGGAGAACGCGGGGGCGGCGGGGCTGCGGCTGACGGCGGCCGATCTGGCGGAGATCGCGGCGCTGCCGGCGCCCCGGGGGTCGTGGGACTGA
- a CDS encoding helix-turn-helix transcriptional regulator has translation MSAHADLCAMLGAVETRSVSPVFVGRAGELTALTEALSRATAGEPQALLIGGEAGVGKTRLIEEFLDAACERGAVVALGGCVELGADGLPFAPFATALRSLHRRLPGELLAAAHGHEAELARLLPELGDPGGQDSSDEDSTARLFELTVRLLERLAADRTIVLVLEDLHWADASTRHLLTYLLRTLRRGRIAVVASYRADDIHRRHPLRPLLAELDRLRTIRRIELARFSRTEVHRQLTGILAAEPDPGLVDEVFERSDGNAFFVEELVVSHEAGCAAGQLSDSLRDLLLVRVETLPEDAQRVARIVAEGGSTVEYGLLAAVARLSEDDLIEALRAAVGANILLAAPDGDGYRFRHSLVREAVSDDLLPGERSRLNRRYAEALEADPTLVRADERANRLATYWYHAHDPAKALPAVLGASVATRKRHAYAEQLSLLERAMELWDKAPAETRDSLRPIDYADAYPACGCDPDTTSLRFLDLLAEAAVAARLSGERERAAKICRTALRILDDENDPLRAAWFWTETARLQSNLGRGDGWPEIARAQELVKGLPPSAVHATVLVGAAGWGMLRNPGPEALAAAERAVEYARFVKNEPIELNARITLGTIMVSAGDTEGGLAALHQARERTIALGQFHEATRAHINISSSLEALGRSREAVEIATTGIDLARSRGLVDSAGWIRANLSESLLSLGEWDRSKEEAEELLRSGASSTKPGGTALLQLAHLAAARGEPARAAEHLAEARTRYGTRDPIPQYTLPMAQVEIAIAAAEGRLADVRHQLAAMADAGFPPGTHRYGWPLVLTAVTAEADSRGLPAADEGRAEALDVVRRCVRGLAVQAPVWEAYSLQVSEELARAEGRDTAARWAEVVAAYEPVERPYQLARARHRLADALLVEGGRREEATALLREAHATAVRLGARPLREDVELLAARARLSLAAEKPPAAAEPGDDTFGLTPREQAVLGLVAAGRTNRQIAEELFISPKTASVHVSNILAKLGVSGRGEAAALAHRLHLLDPAL, from the coding sequence ATGAGCGCACACGCGGATCTCTGTGCGATGCTCGGCGCCGTGGAGACCAGGTCAGTCAGCCCCGTGTTCGTCGGCCGCGCCGGCGAACTCACCGCCCTCACCGAGGCGCTCTCCCGCGCGACCGCGGGAGAGCCCCAGGCCCTGCTCATCGGCGGCGAGGCGGGGGTCGGCAAGACCCGGCTCATCGAAGAGTTCCTCGACGCCGCCTGCGAGCGGGGCGCCGTCGTCGCCCTCGGCGGCTGCGTCGAACTCGGCGCCGACGGGCTGCCGTTCGCCCCCTTCGCCACCGCCCTGCGCTCGCTCCACCGCCGGCTCCCCGGCGAACTCCTCGCCGCCGCCCACGGCCACGAGGCCGAACTCGCCCGGCTGCTGCCCGAACTGGGCGACCCCGGCGGCCAGGACTCCTCCGACGAGGACTCCACCGCCCGCCTCTTCGAACTGACCGTACGGCTCCTGGAACGGCTCGCCGCCGACCGTACGATCGTGCTCGTCCTGGAAGACCTGCACTGGGCCGACGCCTCCACCCGGCACCTCCTCACCTACCTCCTGCGCACCCTGCGCCGCGGCCGGATCGCCGTCGTCGCCAGCTACCGCGCCGACGACATCCACCGCCGCCACCCGCTGCGCCCCCTGCTCGCCGAACTCGACCGGCTCCGCACCATCCGCCGCATCGAACTCGCCCGCTTCAGCCGCACCGAGGTCCACCGCCAGCTCACCGGCATCCTCGCCGCCGAACCCGACCCCGGACTCGTCGACGAGGTCTTCGAACGCTCCGACGGCAACGCCTTCTTCGTCGAGGAACTCGTCGTCTCCCACGAGGCCGGCTGCGCCGCCGGACAGCTCAGCGACTCCCTGCGCGACCTCCTCCTGGTCCGGGTCGAGACGCTCCCCGAGGACGCCCAGCGGGTCGCCAGGATCGTCGCCGAAGGCGGCTCCACCGTCGAGTACGGCCTGCTCGCCGCCGTCGCCCGGCTCAGCGAGGACGACCTCATCGAGGCCCTGCGGGCCGCCGTCGGCGCCAACATCCTGCTCGCCGCCCCCGACGGCGACGGCTACCGCTTCCGCCACTCCCTGGTCCGCGAGGCCGTCAGCGACGACCTGCTCCCCGGCGAGCGCTCCCGCCTCAACCGGCGCTACGCCGAAGCCCTGGAGGCCGACCCCACGCTCGTCCGGGCCGACGAGCGCGCCAACCGGCTCGCCACCTACTGGTACCACGCGCACGACCCGGCCAAGGCCCTGCCCGCCGTCCTCGGCGCCTCCGTCGCCACCCGCAAGCGCCACGCCTACGCCGAACAGCTCAGCCTCCTCGAACGGGCCATGGAACTCTGGGACAAGGCCCCCGCCGAGACCCGCGACTCGCTGCGCCCCATCGACTACGCCGACGCCTACCCGGCCTGCGGCTGCGACCCCGACACCACCTCCCTGCGCTTCCTCGACCTGCTCGCCGAGGCCGCCGTCGCCGCCCGGCTCAGCGGAGAGCGCGAGCGGGCCGCGAAGATCTGCCGCACGGCCCTGCGGATCCTCGACGACGAGAACGACCCGCTGCGCGCCGCCTGGTTCTGGACGGAGACGGCCCGGCTCCAGTCCAACCTCGGCCGGGGCGACGGCTGGCCGGAGATCGCCCGCGCCCAGGAACTCGTCAAGGGCCTCCCGCCGTCCGCCGTCCACGCCACCGTCCTCGTCGGCGCGGCCGGCTGGGGCATGCTCCGCAACCCCGGCCCCGAGGCACTCGCCGCCGCCGAACGCGCCGTCGAGTACGCGCGGTTCGTCAAGAACGAGCCGATCGAGCTGAACGCCCGGATCACCCTCGGCACCATCATGGTCTCGGCCGGCGACACCGAGGGCGGCCTCGCCGCGCTGCACCAGGCACGCGAACGGACCATCGCCCTCGGCCAGTTCCACGAGGCGACCCGCGCCCACATCAACATCTCCTCCTCCCTGGAAGCGCTCGGCCGCTCCCGCGAAGCCGTGGAGATCGCCACCACCGGCATCGACCTCGCCCGCTCCCGCGGCCTCGTCGACAGCGCCGGCTGGATCCGCGCCAACCTCTCCGAGTCACTCCTCTCGCTCGGCGAATGGGACCGGAGCAAGGAGGAGGCCGAGGAACTGCTCCGCTCCGGGGCGAGCAGCACCAAGCCGGGCGGCACGGCCCTGCTGCAGCTCGCCCACCTCGCCGCCGCCCGCGGCGAGCCGGCCAGGGCCGCCGAGCACCTCGCCGAGGCCCGCACCCGCTACGGCACCCGCGACCCGATCCCGCAGTACACCCTGCCCATGGCACAGGTCGAGATCGCGATAGCCGCCGCCGAGGGCCGCCTCGCGGACGTACGGCACCAGCTCGCCGCCATGGCCGACGCCGGCTTCCCGCCCGGCACCCACCGGTACGGCTGGCCGCTCGTCCTCACCGCCGTCACCGCCGAGGCCGACAGCCGGGGGCTGCCCGCCGCCGACGAGGGCCGCGCCGAGGCGCTCGACGTCGTCCGCCGCTGCGTCCGCGGCCTCGCCGTCCAGGCCCCGGTCTGGGAGGCGTACTCCCTGCAGGTCTCCGAGGAACTCGCCCGTGCCGAGGGCCGCGACACCGCCGCCCGCTGGGCCGAGGTCGTCGCCGCCTACGAGCCGGTCGAACGCCCGTACCAGCTGGCCCGCGCCCGCCACCGCCTCGCCGACGCCCTGCTCGTCGAGGGCGGCCGCCGCGAGGAGGCCACGGCCCTGCTCCGCGAGGCCCACGCCACCGCCGTCCGCCTCGGCGCCCGCCCGCTCCGCGAGGACGTGGAACTCCTCGCGGCCCGCGCCCGCCTCTCCCTCGCCGCCGAGAAGCCGCCCGCGGCCGCCGAGCCCGGCGACGACACCTTCGGCCTGACCCCCCGCGAACAGGCGGTCCTGGGCCTGGTCGCGGCCGGCCGGACCAACCGCCAGATCGCCGAGGAGCTGTTCATCTCACCGAAGACGGCCAGCGTCCACGTCTCCAACATCCTCGCCAAGCTCGGCGTCTCCGGCCGCGGCGAGGCCGCCGCCCTCGCCCACCGCCTCCACCTCCTCGACCCGGCCCTCTGA
- a CDS encoding GNAT family N-acetyltransferase has product MFAIPLGDDGAELRPLEPSNAEEFLAHMDRGRAFVGEHIVLADVVTDLDSARSFLRSYAEKAASDTGRIYGIWVDGTLVGGVLFRTFDAAHGIAEAGCWLEPSAAGKGLITRACRVIIDWAIEERGIHRVEWYASAKNEPSIAVARRLGMTREGVLREHYPHRGVRADTELWAVLAPEWRAAKTV; this is encoded by the coding sequence ATGTTCGCGATACCGCTGGGTGACGACGGCGCCGAGCTGCGCCCCCTGGAGCCCTCGAACGCCGAGGAGTTCCTCGCCCACATGGACCGCGGACGCGCGTTCGTCGGCGAGCACATCGTCCTCGCCGACGTCGTCACCGACCTCGACTCCGCCCGCTCCTTCCTCCGCTCCTACGCCGAGAAGGCCGCGAGCGACACCGGACGGATCTACGGCATCTGGGTCGACGGCACGCTCGTCGGCGGCGTCCTCTTCCGGACCTTCGACGCGGCCCACGGCATCGCCGAGGCCGGCTGCTGGCTGGAACCCTCGGCCGCCGGCAAGGGCCTGATCACCCGCGCCTGCCGGGTCATCATCGACTGGGCGATCGAGGAGCGGGGCATCCACCGGGTCGAGTGGTACGCCTCCGCGAAGAACGAGCCGAGCATCGCCGTCGCCCGCCGCCTCGGCATGACCCGCGAGGGCGTGCTGCGCGAGCACTACCCGCACCGCGGCGTCCGCGCCGACACCGAGCTCTGGGCCGTCCTGGCCCCGGAGTGGCGCGCGGCGAAGACCGTGTGA
- a CDS encoding 2-hydroxyacid dehydrogenase: protein MRSEETTADVWLPIPADEIDDLPGPGESGLNYRFWDGGPEFPADPARCAFYVVPYMKGPEIAVRPLAAMTSVRIVQTLSAGIDHVTPGIDALPPGVALCNAKGVHEASTAELTLALILASLRGIPGFVRGQDAEEWRAGFYPALADKSVLIVGYGSIGAAIEDRLAPFECARVVRVARSARTTARGPVHPLAELPALLPQADVVVLSTPLTPETRHLADAGFLARMKDGALLVNVARGPVVDTAALLKEVETGRITAALDVTDPEPLPAGHPLWHAPGVLVSPHVGGSTSAFMPRAKRLIAGQLRRFAAGEEPVNVLLTTT, encoded by the coding sequence ATGAGAAGCGAAGAGACGACCGCTGACGTGTGGCTTCCGATTCCCGCCGACGAGATCGACGATCTCCCCGGTCCGGGCGAGTCGGGGCTGAACTACCGTTTCTGGGACGGCGGACCGGAGTTCCCGGCCGACCCGGCGCGCTGCGCCTTCTACGTCGTCCCGTACATGAAGGGCCCCGAGATCGCCGTCCGGCCGCTGGCCGCGATGACCTCGGTCCGGATCGTGCAGACCCTCTCCGCCGGCATCGACCACGTCACGCCGGGCATCGACGCGCTGCCCCCGGGCGTCGCCCTCTGCAACGCCAAGGGCGTGCACGAGGCGAGCACCGCCGAACTCACCCTCGCGCTGATCCTGGCCTCGCTGCGCGGCATCCCCGGCTTCGTGCGCGGCCAGGACGCCGAGGAGTGGCGGGCCGGCTTCTACCCGGCCCTGGCCGACAAGTCCGTCCTCATCGTCGGCTACGGATCGATCGGCGCCGCCATCGAGGACCGGCTCGCGCCCTTCGAGTGCGCGCGGGTGGTGCGCGTCGCACGCTCCGCGCGCACCACAGCGCGCGGTCCGGTGCACCCCCTGGCGGAACTGCCCGCGCTCCTCCCGCAGGCGGACGTGGTCGTGCTCTCCACGCCGCTCACCCCCGAGACCCGGCACCTCGCCGACGCCGGGTTCCTGGCCCGGATGAAGGACGGCGCGCTCCTGGTGAACGTCGCCCGCGGACCGGTCGTCGACACGGCCGCGCTGCTCAAGGAGGTCGAGACCGGAAGGATCACGGCGGCGCTCGACGTCACCGACCCCGAACCGCTCCCGGCCGGACACCCGCTGTGGCACGCTCCCGGTGTCCTCGTCAGCCCCCACGTCGGAGGCTCCACGTCGGCCTTCATGCCGCGTGCGAAGCGGTTGATCGCGGGACAGCTGCGGCGGTTCGCGGCGGGCGAGGAGCCTGTGAACGTCCTCCTCACCACCACCTGA